GCGAGGTGCCGATGCCTTTTCCCTGCACGCCCGCAATATACGCGGCGGCCAGTTGCCCCGCGAGGTAGGGGTCTTCGCTGTAATACTCGAAGTTTCTGCCCCCTTTGGGCGAACGCTTGATATTGGTGCCGGGGCCCAACACTGTCACCACGCCTTGCGCTCTCGCTTCGTCGGCGATATGGGCGCCCATCTCTTTCAAGAGGTCGGGATTCCAGGTGCACGCGCAGGTCACGGCGGGCGGGAAGCAGGTGGCGGGGATAGAGCGTTTCATACCCACGGACGTATCCGTATCGTCCTCTTTGCGCATTCCGTGCGGGCCGTCGGTCATCATCACGGAGGGCACTTTCAATCTCTTGTTGGGCTTGGTATGCCAGAAGTCGAGTCCCGAGCAAAGCGCGGCCTTTTCTTCTATCGCCATTTCGGCGAGTATTTCGTTTACTCTTGCTTCGTCCATATATACTCCTTTCGGCGACCGCAAGCCGCCATTATACTCTATTTTGATTATATAATAATAGCGAAACGATGTCAATACTCATTTTTGCGTGCGTGCGCGAGTATTCCGTCTATCTCTATTGACTTTTCGCGCCTTTCGCGCTACAATAATATAGGCGTCCCACCGTGGACGCGGTTTTGGTGCACGATATGATATACGGCAATTTGGAAGGTATCAAAAAAGCGACCCTTTGGGCGATGAAGGAGTGGCCGGAGCAATACGACCGCACCCTTTTTATCGACCGCGAGTTGCTTGCCGAGATGGTGCGCACTTCCCTTTCTCTCAATCGGGAGTTGTGCGTCTTTTTGTCGCGTAGCGGCCGACTATTGGCCATCGGCGTAGGCAACGCGTCCACCGTCCCCCTCAAAGACCTCAGCAAGAAACGGAGCGACAAACGGCTTAACGGCGTGCGTTGCATTCACACCCACCCCAACGCGTCGGGGCGTTTGTCCGACGTGGACGTCAGCGCTCTCACGGCTTCGCGCTTCGACTGTATGTGCGCGGTGGGCGCTCGGGACGGCAGAGTAGTGGATATGGAAGTGGCCTATCTCACCCCCGCGGGCGTGGAGAAGGTCTATATTCGCGGCAGTCATTTCGACGACGCCGATCTCTTGGGGCGCATAGGCGTGGCCGAGGCCGATACCAAGCGGCAGGCCATACCCGAGCGCGAGGCGGGGCGTTGTCTGTTGGTTCACGCGGGCGACGAACGCGACGTCAAGGAGTCTTTGTCCGAGTTGGCGGCATTGTCCCTCACGTTGGGGTATACCCCCGTGGACGAGCTCGTGCAGAAGAGAGAGAAGCCCGACCGCCTTACCTACGTGGGTAGCGGCAAAGTGTCCGAGCTGGCGCTTACTTGCCAAGTCAAAGGGGTAGATACCGTCATTTGCGACCACCAACTGTCGGGCGTGCAGATCCGCAATTTAGAGAACGCCTTGGGGCTTACGGTCATCGACCGCACCACGGTCATTCTGGACATTTTCGCCCGCCACGCCACCACCAACGAGGGCAAGTTGCAGGTGGAGTTGGCGCGGTTACAGCACAGCCTTCCTTTGGTCGGCAACGGGGAAGAGGGGCTCAGCCGTCAGCGCGGCGGCTTACACGCCATGGCGGGCGCGGGCGAGACCAAGGCCGAGACCGACCGCCGCACCATTCGCCGTCAAATCGTGCAGGTTCGGGAGAAACTCAAAAAACTCGAAGAGGAGCGCGATTCCCGTCGCCAAACGCGGCAGGCGGGCGGGCTCAAAAACGTGGTCATCGTGGGCTACACTAACGCGGGCAAGAGCACGTTGATGAACTATATCACCAAAGCGGGCGTATTGGAAGAGAACAAACTGTTCGCCACCTTGGATTCGGTCAGCCGCACGGTGTGGGACGACGGTTACAAATATCTACTTACGGACACGGTCGGTTTTATCCGCCGTTTGCCGCACGAGTTTATCGAGGCGTTCAAGAGCACCTTGGACGAGGCGCGTTATGCCGATTTGCTGTTGCACGTGGTGGACTGCAGCAGTCCGCATATGACCGAGGAGTTCGACGTTGTAGAGGACGTTTTGCACCAAATAGGGGCATACGCCCCCACCCTTATCGTGTACAACAAGGTCGACCGAGGGGTTTCGGGCCCCTTGCCGCGGCTGGTGGACGCCGTCCGCGTCAGCGCCAAGACGGGCGAGGGCATAGACGACCTTCGCCGTCTTATCAAGCAAAAATTAACCCAAGAAGGAGAGTAATATGTCGCGTTTTTCCATTCCCATGGCGCCTGCCGCCGCCGAGAATACCTACGTCTACGGAGACGCCCGCGTCAGCGTTATATGCGACGGGCTTCTGCGCGTGGAGACCAAGCCGTTCAGCGATTATCCCACCCAAAAGGTGTGGCATCGCAACTTGGGCGTCGTTCGCTATCAGACCACGCAGCAGGACGGCGTTCTCACCGTCACCACGTCCCGCGCCGCATTCGCCGTGTCCGACAAGGGCAAGTTGCTACACGTCAAGTTGGGCAACGCCGTCGTCACGGATTTCGCTCGCGGCAATCTCAAAGGCACCGCGCGAACTTTGGACAACGCGTGGGGCGCCATCAAATTGTCCGAGGGACTCGTCTCGGCGGGCGGCGTTACCGTTATGACGGACGACAGCCTTCTTCTCAAGGGCGAGGATATCGTCAAGCGCGCCGCCGGCAAGGATTATTACGTCTTCGCCTATGGCCGCGACTATCGCGCGTGTATGCGCGCATTCTATGGCATTTGCGGCCAAGTGCCCCTCATTCCCAAGTACGCTTTGGGCAACTGGTGGAGCCGCTACAAGGCCTACACGCAAGAGGAGTACGAGGGCGTTATCGCGCGCTTCGAGCGGGAGAAAATCCCCGTCACGGTGGCCACCATCGATATGGATTGGCATTGGGTTGACGTCATCAAGCGCTTCGGCAAAGAGGCCAAGGCCAAGGGCGGGCGCAACTTCGCCGACAGAGCCATGGCCAAGTTCATGCCCGGTTGGACGGGTTACAGTTGGAATACCGACCTCTTCCCCGATCACAAGGCATTTCTCCGTCGGCTTCAAGAGGGCGGCTACCACGTCACGCTCAACGTGCACCCCTCGCACGGCGTGCGCTTTTTCGAGGACAGATATCCCGAGATGTGCGAGGCGATGGGGCTCGATCCCGACAAGAAGCCGTACATTCGCTTCAAATTGGGCGACAAGCGGTTTTTACAGGCCTATTTCGACGTATTGCACCACCCCTTGGAGAAGGAAGGCGTGGACTTCTGGTGGTTGGATTGGCAGCAGGGCAAACGCTCGGACGTAGAGGGGTTGGATCCCCTTTGGGCGGTCAATCACTACCACTACCTCGATTCCGACCGAGGTGACAAGCGTCCCCTCATCTTGTCGCGCTATGCGGGCGACGGTTCGCACCGCTACCCCTTGGGCTTTTCGGGGGACAGCGCCCAAAATTGGGCGAGTCTGCGCTTCCAACCCTACTTTACGGCCAACGCCGCCAATGCGGGCTACACTTGGTGGAGCCACGATATCGGCGGGCATCATTTCTGCCGCAAGGACGACGAACTGTTCACGCGTTGGGTGCAATTCGGCATTTTCAGCCCCATTCATCGCCTGCATTCCACGGCCAACGAGTTTATGAGCAAGGAGCCGTGGCGTTGCGGGGGCGAGGCGCACCGCACCATACGCGACTGTATGCGTTTGCGCCACCGTCTCATTCCGTACATTTATTCGGCGGCCTACCGCACGCACAAAGAGGGCGTGGCCCTGTGCGAGCCCATGTATTACGGCAATCCGCTCAGCCCCGAGGCCTACACCGTGCCCAACGAGTACCGCTTCGGCTCCCAACTCATCGTCGCGCCCATCACCGAAAAGGCCAACGAGACCACTATGCGCGCTTCGGTCAAGGTATGGCTGCCCGAGGGTACCTACACCGACGTCTTCACGGGCGCGGTCTATCGCGGCGGACGCTACTACACGATGTGCCGCGACCTCACCAAGATACCCGTGCTGGCCTCGGCGGGCGCCATCATTCCCATGTACCGCGACGCGGACAGCAACAATCTGTCCAACGACCAACCCCTCGAGGTATATATCTATCACGGCAACGGTCAATTCGTTCTATACGAGGACGACGGCGAGACCAAGGCCTACAAACGGGGCGTTTACGCCAAGACCGAGATGTCCGTCCGCGAGGAGGGCAATCGGCTCACCTTCACTATAGCGCCCTTCGAGGGGGACGAAAGCGTCGTGCCCTCTCGCCGCGAGGTCACCTTGCGTTTCGCCGACGTGGACGCGGGCACTGTCGTATACGACGGCGTGTCCCAACCCCTGGTCGACGGGGCGTTCACCGTCGCGTTTGACGCGGATAAGGGGGTGACGGTATGCCTCGAATCGTGCCGTTACCACGACAACGCCCCCGTCAAGGAGCAGGTCATCGACGTCATTTCGTCCTACCAGATGAATCACGGGCGCAAGCTTCGTCGGTTCGGCTATATGGTCAAGCGGCCTATGGCCAAGTTGCGCGCGGGCAAGGCGCTGCGCCTTCCCGTCGAAGAGGTGCAGGCCATTCAGCGCGGCATGAACGCCGAGCGGGACAAACGCTGATGCCGCTACTATTATCGTTAATCACTCAATAAGGAGATGCAAATATGAGAAAATTCAAAACGGAATCGCAAAAGATATTGGACATCATGATCAATTCCATCTACACCAACAAGGAGATATTCTTGCGCGAACTCATATCCAACTGCTCGGACGCCATCGACAAATTGTATTTTAAGAGCCTGTCCGAGAACATTTCTGGGCTTACGAGAGACAGTTTCTCCATTCGCGTGGACGTAGACAAGGACGAGCGCACCATCACGGTGTCCGACAACGGCATCGGCATGACCGCCGAGGAGTTGGACTCCAATCTGGGCGTCATCGCGCGTTCGGGCTCGTCCGAGTTCAAGGCCGCCAACGTGGACGACAATATCGACATTATCGGCCAATTCGGCGTGGGATTCTATTCGGCCTTTATGGTGGCCAAGAAGGTCAAGGTGCTTTCCAAAAAGTACGGAGAGACCGAGGCCAACGTGTGGACGTCTTCGGGCGTCGAGGGCTACGAGATCAAGCCCGCCGAAAAAGAGGGCTACGGCACCGAGATCACCCTCTACCTCAAGGACGACACGGACGAGGAGAATTACGACCGCTTCTTAGAGGAGTACACCTTGCGCGACCTCATCAAGAAGTATTCGGATTATATTCGCTATCCCATCGTGATGCAGGTCACCGAGTACCAAAAGGCCGAGGAGGGCGAAGAGGAGCAAGAGGTCAAGGTGGACAAGACCGTCAACTCCATGACGCCGTTGTGGGTCAAAAACAAGAGCGAGGTCAAAGAGGAAGAATACAACGAGTTCTACAAGGCCAACTTCTACGACTACGAGGATCCTTTGTTGGTCATTCACACCAAGGTAGAGGGCAAGGTGGACTACAAGGCTTTGCTGTACGTCCCCGCCAAAGCCCCCTACGATTATTACAGCAAGAATTACGAAAAAGGGCTCAAACTGTACACGGCGGGCGTGATGATCAGCGAGAAGTGCGCCGACCTCTTGCCCGACTGCTTCTCCTTCGTCAAGGGCTTGGTGGACAGCGATCTGCCCCTCAACATTTCGCGCGAGACCATTCAGCAAAATCACCAGCTCAAAGCCATCGCCGCCAACCTCGAGACCAAGATTCAAAAGGAACTCTTGTCTTTGATGGAAAAGGACCGCGAGAAGTACGAGAAGTTCTACAAGGCGTTCGGTCTCCAACTCAAATACGGCGCCTACGCGGATTGGGGTATGCACAAAGACCTCGTGCAGGATCTTCTGTTGTGGCGTAGCGTCAAGGACGACAAGATGGTCAGCCTCAAAGAATATGTGGAAGCCATGCCCGAGGGGCAACCCGCCGTCTACTACGGCGTAGGGCGCTCGGTCGAGATGGTCAAGGCCATGCCGCAGAGCGAGCAGATCCTCGACAAAGGCTACGACGTCCTCTGTTTCGACGCCGATATCGACGAGTTCGCGGTCAAAATGCTCCGCGACTACAAAGAGAAGACCTTTGCCAATATCGCCGACGAAGTCGCCGAGGAGAGCGAGGAAAAAGCGGACGACCACCAAGACGTCTTCGACTTCGCCAAAGAGCATTTGGGCGACAAGGTGTCCAAGGTCAAGCCCACCCAGCGGCTCAAATCGCACGCCGTATGCCTCACGGCCATGGGCGACGTCAGCTTGGAGATGGAACGCGTGCTCAACGCCATGCCCAACGCCGAGGGCAACGTCCGCGCCGAGCGTGTGCTGGAGATCAACACCACCCATCCCGTGTTCGACAAACTCGTCAAACTGTTCGCCGAGGACAAGGACAAAGCCGCCGACTTGGTGGACGTGCTGTACGACCACGCGTGTATGTCCGTCGGGCTTGCCGTCGACAATCCCGCTTCCTACGTCGCCAAAGTCACCAAACTCCTCACCGAGTAACGCAAAACCCCCTATACGGTATATACAAAATCGCACCATTCCATAGAGTGGTGCGATTTTTATTGACGGCAAATTCTCTATGCCGTTTCTATTTGGACAGGATATTCCAGTCGGGATAGGTCGCCTTGTAGGTTTCCACCAAGGCCGACGGCACGTATATCGTTCGGGTGGACAGGAAGGTGGCGATATAGCTTACGTCTACCACTGCGTTTGCGTCCAAATACACATTGCCGATGGTCGTGAATTTCTCGATGAGGTTGCCAAAGGATTGCGTTATGCTATCCCCCGTTATATGCAATTCGTTCAGCGTGTCGGGATAGTTGACTTGCCCCGACGTGGTATTGAACATGGTCGCAATGGCAACGTTGCCTTTGACGTACAATTTGGAGAGCGCGCTTGCGCCCACCAACGCTTTCACGCCCACGGTGTCGCAGTCGAGGGTCACGGTTGTCACCTTGGCGCAACCGTACAGCATATTGCTGTTGTCCGCTATCGTGCAGTCGCGGATGGTGACCGTGGTCAAGGTGGTACAGCCCGAGAAGAGGTAACTGTTCGCGCCTATCGCGCCGCCCAGAATGGTGGCGGTCTTCAAGGAGGTGCACCCCGCAAAGGCGTCGCTGCCGATGGTCGTCACGGTGGCGGGCAGGGTGACGGCGCTTATCTTGCACCCCGCGAACGCGCGGCGCCCGATGCTCGTATATCCCGTGGGAATATTGATGGACGAGGTCGCCTTGCCGTCGAACACGCCGTTTGCTATGGCGGTCACGGGTATTTCCGTTCCGGCCGCGTACATGGCGGCGGTACCCATCGTGGTGGGTAGTACGCAGGTATTCGCCCCTTCGTAGCGGCACACCACGCCCGCCGTTCCGTCGGCGTTATAGCCGAGGTAGGTCTTGGCGGTCGTGCCCTTGTTGGCAAAGAGGGGCGTCACGGTCACGTCGCGGTCGATACCCGTTAAGGTCACGCCTACGTTGCCCACGTCTTCTATATACCAGCCCGCGAACACTTTGTCCGAGTAGACGGCGGTCGGCAGCGTCACCACGTCCGCCGTCGTGAAGCGCACGGTGGGATTCGTCAGTTCGTCCGCGCCCGCCAAATCGTAGGTAATGGTACGGTATGCCTCCATACGTCCCCACAAAACGAGGTCTTCGGCCGCCACCAGATTGTTGGTGCTCTTGTTGATATTGACGTTTTGCACGCGTTGAGAGTAGGTCTCGTCCGTGTACCAGCCGAACCACTTGTGCGTCTCCGTGCTGTCCAATTCCTGCAAGGCTTTTCCCTCAAAATAGGTAAAGGTCGTATCCGCGGGCAACGCCGCGCCCTCCACGCCACAGCGGAAGGACAGCGTGTACGTTTGCGCTTCGAAGCGGCTGTACACCGTCAACGTCTTGGTCGTCGTGCCCGTCAGGAGCGATTTGTAGGACTCCAATAGGTCCACGGTCAGCACGCCGTCCGCTATGGGCTTGGTGAAGGTCTTATCCGCGTACCAATCCCGTTGCGTCACGTATCCCGTTTGGCTCATTTGCGGCAGTTGATACCCGTCGCCTATGTCTTCCACGGTCATAGACCTGCTCTTCGCGCCCCATTCGGCGGCCACGTAGTCGGCGGTCGTGCCCGTGGGTGTCGTGTACTTCAACGCCACGACGTAGGTCACCGTGGCCCAATCGCAGTACAGCACGACGTCTTTACAGTAGGGCGCGTTGGTGCCGTTGGGCGAGGCGCTGCCCAGCATAGTCACCGCCGTACCCGACAAGTCTTCGGTTTCGTACACGGCGACGATGGTGTAGCCGAAGCGCACCAGTTTATTCTTCAGGTTGGTGTTGAAAGAGCTCGCCGCGCTCAGGTTGCCGCTCAACTGGTAGGTGGTCGGCAGGTTCAGCGCGGTCACTTTCTCTTCGGTCAAATTGCCATAGGCAATTTGGTAGGTCGCCTTTTCCCATTTGGGATACAGCGCGGTATTCTCAAACAATTCCGCGGTCGAGCGCACCTGCCGCGCGTAGGTGTTGTCCGTGTACCAGCCGAGGAACGCGTAGCCGTTGGCGGTGGCGTCGGCGAGTGTCACGGGGTAGTCCGCCGTAAAGGTCAAGGTGGTGTCGCTACCTTCCGTATTGGGGTTATCCCATACGCTCACGGTCGTATTGCCCGCCTTTCCGTTGCCGAACGTAATGGTATAGGGTATGGCCGTCCACTTGGCGTATGCGGTCACGACGTATTGCATATTGCCGTCGTCCGGCCGCAATGTGTCGCCTATCTCGTCCAGCACGTCGCCGATATTCACCACGTACTGTCCCGCGTCGTTCTGCGCCATCTTTTCGGTGGCGGCTCTATCCCGATACCACCCCTCGAAGGCGTAGCCGCGTTTCGCGGGCGTATACAGCACGACGTCACCCGTGCGGTAGGTCACTTCGTGTATCTGGTTGCCGTCCAAGGTGCCGCCGAAGGCGGACGTGCCCTTGTCGTAGAAGCGTATGCCGTACACGGTGGGCGTCCACTTGGCGTACAATTCGGTGATACCCACCGTTCCTTGCGTCAATTCGCCCACCCTCGTGCGGGGGGAGAACTCCATCGAGGTGTACCACCCGCCAAAGGTGTTGTATTTGGCCGACACGGTCGTAAAGGCCAAGGTCGGGCTTTCCACGGTGTAGTCGTAGGTATCCACGGTATAGGCCGCGGTGGACTTGACGTTTTCCAACTTTTTGGTCAAGAGGGACGCGTCGTCCAATAGGTAGTAGAATCTCACGGTGTACGAGGTCACTATCCACTTGGCGTAGAAGGACAGGTCGGCGTTTTCCTCGCAACCGCCTATCTCGGTATAGGTTGCGCCCGACAAAAGGCTGTTGCGTTTCCACCCTGCGAAGTAGTAGCCGGCTCTTTCGGGTTCCATCAGCACGGTGCCGAGGTAGGTGTCGTATGTTGCCGTTACCTGCGTGTTTCGGTCGTCGTTATAGTAGTAGGTTATGGTGCGTTCGTAGCCTTTCCACACGGCGGTCAAAGTTTTGCCGTCGTAGGCGGCCAACGCTTCCGTCGTCGCGGATACGGCGGTTTCGTCCCCCGTTTCTATGCGCAGCGACAGCGCGTCGAGCGTGTCGTCCCCCGCATAATACCAATGGTCCAACAGGCAATTCCGTCTTGTCGAAGCGTCGCGCCAAGCGGACAGGTAAGCCTCGTCCTCGTCCTCGCCCACAGCGAATTGCACGGCGGTTTTACCCTCGCGGTCTTCCCTTGCGAGGTACAAGGTATACACGGGCGTGGTCTTGGCGTACAAGGTGAAGTCAGCCGCGAACGCCCCGCGGCGTATCACGTACACGCCGTTGTTGAAGATATTTTCGCACCCTTCATCCGTATACCAGCCCTCGAAGCGGTAGCCCACCACTTCGGCGGGTTTGATTGCGATATCGTCCGTCGCGCCCGCGCTGAAGCCGAGTTTCGTGCCGATCTCGCGGCCCGTTTCGGCTTGGATAAAGGTGACGTAATAGGTGTTGGCCGTCCAGTTGGCGTAGAGCGTCAAGTCGCCCGTTAGGCCGCCGAACGAAGAGACCATTCGGGTGCCGTTCTGCTCGGTGCTCCAGCCTACAAAGGTGTACCCCTCGCGCACGGGCGCGGTGAGCGCACGCGTATCCTGCGTCGTATATTTCGCGGGCGCAAAGGCTTCCTTGTTGGTCACGGGGTAGGTCAAGCTGTCGTTCAGCACGTAACTCACGTCGTATTCGATGGCGTGCCACACGGCCACGAGGTCCAGATTTTCGGCATACGTACCCGCGTAAATGGTGTTATTTTCGATGGGCGTGCCGTTGTAGGTGTAGTAGAGGAATTCATAACCGTCCTGCGCCAGCGGTTCGTCCAAGGTCAAGGTGTCCGCCACCGTATAAAAGCGCGTACTGCCGTAGGGCTGCCCGAAATTGGTGATTTTGACATAGTAGTCTTGTGTCTGCCACTTGGCGACGAGCAACAGGTCGTCCTCCACCACCGAGTTGAAGTTAAAGCGTTCGCCGCTTTCGCTCCCTACGTACCAGCCGAGGCAGGCGTAGCCTTTGCGGTTGTAATTCTGCTGCGCCACCTTGCCCGTCCATTCGCTCGACCGCACGGTCACCCTTGCCGCGCTTTCGAAGTTGGGTTCAAAGGTAACTTCGTGTATCGCATAGCGTTCCACCACCGCGTAGGGCACGCTCACCTTGACGGTGCGCCCCTGCGCGTCGGTCACGGTCACGTTCACGGCGTTGTTGGCGCTCACGGCTTCGGTGGAGAAGTTGCGGTCTATGGCGTTCGCGTCCCGCACGTACACTTGTTCCACGGTGTCGTCCGAGTAGGTCACCTCGAAGGGGTAGGCGGATAGCGCCGTCGCAAATTCCGCCCGCGTGTCGTCCACGAAGACCACGAGGGGTTGATTATAGGTGTATGTCGCTTTGGTGATTTTGGCGGGTTGCGCCACTTGATAGGCGTAGTCCGCCGTGATCATGCCGTAGACCGAGTCAAAGGACAACTGACACACGAAGTTGCCGGCCTTGTCCGTTTTGAATCCGTTGACGTTCAGCGTGCGGCGTATGCTTTCCAGCGTCCATTCGCCCGAGGTACCGTCGTCAAAGGTAGCGGACAACGTGCCCTCGTAGCTCATACTTTCGTTTACTTTGTAGTTGGTCTTTATACCCGTCAATTCGACGGACAGCACGTGCGACGCGGCGGCGGGGGCCACCACGGTGTACGAGAATTTGCAACTTTGGTCGGAGTAGGTCACGATGATGGAGCGGCTGCCTTCGGATTTGGTATTGAATTCGCCCGACAGCATATTCTCGGTCAATTCGATTTCTTTGGTACTGCCGTCCGAGTAGGAGAGGACGAGGCGCGCGCCGTCGAGGTTCAATTCGTCGCCCACAGTATAGGCGTTTTTCAAGGAGCCCGTTGCCACCTTGATAGACGTCAACTTGGCCTCTTGGGTGCCGCAGGCGGCCAGACCGCAAGATAGCGCAAGCACCAACAGCAATATTATAGCAATCGTCGTCAGGTTTTTTCTCATAGCCTACTTCCTTTCGTCGCATACGCGTCGCGCTTGATAGCGCACGCACACGCGTGCACACTTATCTATTCTACATTATACTATTATTCTTCTACCTTGTCAATACGCAATACGCGTGGTACCCAAGGGCTTTGCGCCTCGGGTTTCGCCGCCCCGATCGGCCTTCCCCTCCAACTTTCTCCAAGCTATTCCAAATTTCCTCTTTATTTTTACCACGATCCGTAGTATAATAGCGGTATGAAGCGCTTTCTTGCCCTATTTCTTATAGTCGTCGTTTCGGCGTTTGCTTTCGTCGTTTCCCCCGTCGCAGGTGCGGAGGAGATTTACTACGTCGTACCCGAAGGGCAAGAGGTCTATATGCAGTATGCCCGAATGGCCAACGTCAACGGCGAGTTTACGCTCGACCAAGCGCGCGTCCTTTTGCCCGCGGGCTACACCGTCAAGGTGGTCGCCACCGAGAGCGCGCAGGTTCGCGTGACCTATTGCGGTCTCACCGATTGCTTCATCGCCAAGTCGGATTTGGACAAAATGACCGTTTCCCCGTCCGAGAACGCCTTGCCCACCATCATCGTCGACGTGGACGGTCCCACCGTCTATCACTACGTCAAGGATGCGGAGGGTGAGCGGATTGAGATGCGCGGCAATATCACGGCCACCACTCGGTTGACCTATCTTGGCTCGTACGAGAGCGGCGGTTTTGTCTATTACGCGGTCAGGAAAGAGGAAGAGAACGACGTCTATTACGTTTTGCCGTCGGCTGCCACCGTGGCCAAGGTGGAGGCGGTTTTGCATCCCGCCGCCAACGTCGTCGAGTCCAAGCCGCGGCAGAGTGCGGCCGAGACCGCCAAAGAGAAGGAGTTTACTTGGGTGCGTTTCGTGCTCATCTTAGGCGTTATCGTGCCCCTCATCACCATCGTTTTGATGATCGTTCGCCCCTCGGCGCGCCGCCGCCGTCAGCACCGCGAGATATACGACGACGAGGACGATTACGACGGCATC
The Clostridia bacterium genome window above contains:
- the hflX gene encoding GTPase HflX, giving the protein MDAVLVHDMIYGNLEGIKKATLWAMKEWPEQYDRTLFIDRELLAEMVRTSLSLNRELCVFLSRSGRLLAIGVGNASTVPLKDLSKKRSDKRLNGVRCIHTHPNASGRLSDVDVSALTASRFDCMCAVGARDGRVVDMEVAYLTPAGVEKVYIRGSHFDDADLLGRIGVAEADTKRQAIPEREAGRCLLVHAGDERDVKESLSELAALSLTLGYTPVDELVQKREKPDRLTYVGSGKVSELALTCQVKGVDTVICDHQLSGVQIRNLENALGLTVIDRTTVILDIFARHATTNEGKLQVELARLQHSLPLVGNGEEGLSRQRGGLHAMAGAGETKAETDRRTIRRQIVQVREKLKKLEEERDSRRQTRQAGGLKNVVIVGYTNAGKSTLMNYITKAGVLEENKLFATLDSVSRTVWDDGYKYLLTDTVGFIRRLPHEFIEAFKSTLDEARYADLLLHVVDCSSPHMTEEFDVVEDVLHQIGAYAPTLIVYNKVDRGVSGPLPRLVDAVRVSAKTGEGIDDLRRLIKQKLTQEGE
- a CDS encoding DUF5110 domain-containing protein, which gives rise to MSRFSIPMAPAAAENTYVYGDARVSVICDGLLRVETKPFSDYPTQKVWHRNLGVVRYQTTQQDGVLTVTTSRAAFAVSDKGKLLHVKLGNAVVTDFARGNLKGTARTLDNAWGAIKLSEGLVSAGGVTVMTDDSLLLKGEDIVKRAAGKDYYVFAYGRDYRACMRAFYGICGQVPLIPKYALGNWWSRYKAYTQEEYEGVIARFEREKIPVTVATIDMDWHWVDVIKRFGKEAKAKGGRNFADRAMAKFMPGWTGYSWNTDLFPDHKAFLRRLQEGGYHVTLNVHPSHGVRFFEDRYPEMCEAMGLDPDKKPYIRFKLGDKRFLQAYFDVLHHPLEKEGVDFWWLDWQQGKRSDVEGLDPLWAVNHYHYLDSDRGDKRPLILSRYAGDGSHRYPLGFSGDSAQNWASLRFQPYFTANAANAGYTWWSHDIGGHHFCRKDDELFTRWVQFGIFSPIHRLHSTANEFMSKEPWRCGGEAHRTIRDCMRLRHRLIPYIYSAAYRTHKEGVALCEPMYYGNPLSPEAYTVPNEYRFGSQLIVAPITEKANETTMRASVKVWLPEGTYTDVFTGAVYRGGRYYTMCRDLTKIPVLASAGAIIPMYRDADSNNLSNDQPLEVYIYHGNGQFVLYEDDGETKAYKRGVYAKTEMSVREEGNRLTFTIAPFEGDESVVPSRREVTLRFADVDAGTVVYDGVSQPLVDGAFTVAFDADKGVTVCLESCRYHDNAPVKEQVIDVISSYQMNHGRKLRRFGYMVKRPMAKLRAGKALRLPVEEVQAIQRGMNAERDKR
- the htpG gene encoding molecular chaperone HtpG; this translates as MRKFKTESQKILDIMINSIYTNKEIFLRELISNCSDAIDKLYFKSLSENISGLTRDSFSIRVDVDKDERTITVSDNGIGMTAEELDSNLGVIARSGSSEFKAANVDDNIDIIGQFGVGFYSAFMVAKKVKVLSKKYGETEANVWTSSGVEGYEIKPAEKEGYGTEITLYLKDDTDEENYDRFLEEYTLRDLIKKYSDYIRYPIVMQVTEYQKAEEGEEEQEVKVDKTVNSMTPLWVKNKSEVKEEEYNEFYKANFYDYEDPLLVIHTKVEGKVDYKALLYVPAKAPYDYYSKNYEKGLKLYTAGVMISEKCADLLPDCFSFVKGLVDSDLPLNISRETIQQNHQLKAIAANLETKIQKELLSLMEKDREKYEKFYKAFGLQLKYGAYADWGMHKDLVQDLLLWRSVKDDKMVSLKEYVEAMPEGQPAVYYGVGRSVEMVKAMPQSEQILDKGYDVLCFDADIDEFAVKMLRDYKEKTFANIADEVAEESEEKADDHQDVFDFAKEHLGDKVSKVKPTQRLKSHAVCLTAMGDVSLEMERVLNAMPNAEGNVRAERVLEINTTHPVFDKLVKLFAEDKDKAADLVDVLYDHACMSVGLAVDNPASYVAKVTKLLTE